A DNA window from Drosophila sechellia strain sech25 chromosome X, ASM438219v1, whole genome shotgun sequence contains the following coding sequences:
- the LOC6615853 gene encoding achaete-scute complex protein T5 — MALGGENHSVFNDDEESSSPVNGPSVIRRNARERNRVKQVNNGFSQLRQHIPAAVIADLSNGRRGIGPGANKKLSKVSTLKMAVEYIRRLQKVLHENDQQKQKQLHLQQQHLHFQQQQQHQHFYAWHQELQLQSPTGSISSCNSTSSYCKPATSTIPGATPPNNFHTKLEASFEDYRNNSCSSGTEDEDILDYISLWQDDL; from the coding sequence ATGGCTTTGGGCGGCGAAAATCACTCTGTTTTCAACGACGATGAGGAGTCATCTTCGCCCGTTAATGGACCCTCTGTTATCCGCAGAAATGCCCGGGAACGCAACCGCGTAAAGCAGGTCAACAATGGCTTCAGCCAACTACGACAACATATTCCTGCGGCCGTAATAGCCGATTTAAGCAATGGTCGCCGGGGAATTGGTCCCGGCGCCAATAAAAAACTGAGCAAAGTTAGCACACTGAAAATGGCAGTGGAGTACATACGACGCTTGCAGAAAGTTCTTCATGAAAACGACCAGCAGAAACAGAAGCAGTTGCAtttacagcagcaacatttgcactttcagcagcagcaacagcatcaacACTTTTACGCCTGGCACCAAGAGTTGCAGCTGCAATCTCCCACTGGCAGCATAAGTTCCTGCAACAGCACCAGCTCCTATTGCAAGCCAGCAACATCGACGATTCCGGGAGCAACACCTCCTAACAATTTCCACACCAAGTTGGAAGCCAGTTTTGAAGACTACCGTAACAATTCCTGCAGTTCTGGTACTGAAGATGAGGACATCCTTGACTATATATCACTCTGGCAGGACGACCTGTAA